In Chryseobacterium gleum, a single genomic region encodes these proteins:
- a CDS encoding ABC transporter ATP-binding protein, producing the protein MADVVLNNIVKTYNKGEVKAVNDVSFEVNKGELFGLIGADGAGKTSIFRILTTLLLPDSGTASVNGFDVVKDYKAIRKNVGYMPGKFSLYQDLSVEENLNFFATVFNTTVAENYDLVKDIYVQLEPFKNRRAGKLSGGMKQKLALCCALIHRPTVLFLDEPTTGVDVVSRKEFWEMLKGLKQQGITILVSTPYMDEATLCERIALIQNGSIMSIDTPDTIIKQFPDKLFAVKANDMGKLLNALRNNTQIKSCFSFGDFHHITFQNDNERSQNELIQTLQEADFQDIELKHITPSIEDCFINLMN; encoded by the coding sequence ATGGCAGACGTTGTATTAAATAACATTGTAAAGACCTACAATAAAGGCGAAGTAAAGGCAGTAAACGATGTTTCTTTTGAGGTAAACAAGGGCGAATTGTTTGGCTTGATTGGAGCAGACGGAGCAGGAAAAACAAGCATTTTCCGCATACTTACTACGCTATTGCTTCCCGATAGCGGTACGGCTTCCGTAAATGGTTTTGACGTAGTAAAAGACTATAAAGCCATTCGCAAAAATGTAGGTTATATGCCCGGCAAATTTTCATTGTATCAAGATTTATCAGTAGAGGAAAACCTCAACTTTTTTGCAACCGTATTCAATACCACCGTTGCGGAAAATTACGATTTGGTAAAGGATATTTATGTACAGTTAGAGCCGTTTAAAAATCGAAGAGCAGGAAAATTGTCTGGTGGTATGAAGCAGAAACTGGCTTTGTGTTGTGCTTTAATTCATCGCCCAACAGTATTGTTTTTAGACGAGCCGACCACAGGCGTAGATGTAGTTTCAAGAAAAGAATTTTGGGAAATGCTGAAAGGCTTAAAACAGCAGGGCATTACCATTTTGGTTTCAACCCCTTATATGGACGAAGCCACGCTTTGCGAACGCATCGCATTGATACAAAACGGCAGCATAATGTCTATTGATACGCCCGATACTATCATCAAACAGTTTCCCGACAAGTTGTTTGCAGTAAAGGCAAACGATATGGGTAAACTCTTGAATGCTTTGCGAAACAACACACAGATAAAAAGTTGTTTTTCATTTGGCGACTTTCATCACATCACGTTTCAAAATGATAATGAGCGTTCACAAAATGAACTGATACAAACCTTGCAGGAAGCCGATTTTCAAGACATTGAACTCAAACACATCACACCAAGCATTGAAGATTGCTTTATAAATCTGATGAACTGA
- a CDS encoding ABC transporter ATP-binding protein — protein sequence MTNEVVIKTEKLTKRFGDFIATNEVTFEVYEGEIFGFLGANGAGKTTAMKMLCGLSKPSSGNATIAGFDIYKQTEEIKKNIGYMSQKFSLYEDLTVIENIQFFGGIYGLSDKQLNAKSNELIETLGLQSEAKKLVASLPLGWKQKLAFSVAVIHEPKIVFLDEPTGGVDPVTRRQFWDLIYSAADRGITIFVTTHYMDEAEYCNRISMMVDGVIKALDTPANLKQQYSAASMDDVFYKLARGAKRKSD from the coding sequence ATGACAAACGAAGTAGTAATAAAAACAGAGAAATTAACCAAGCGTTTTGGCGATTTCATCGCTACAAACGAAGTTACGTTTGAAGTGTACGAAGGGGAAATTTTCGGTTTCTTAGGTGCAAACGGTGCAGGAAAAACAACCGCAATGAAAATGCTTTGCGGGCTTTCCAAACCCTCATCGGGCAATGCTACCATTGCAGGTTTTGACATTTACAAGCAGACCGAAGAAATTAAAAAGAACATCGGTTATATGAGCCAAAAATTTTCATTGTACGAAGATTTAACGGTAATAGAAAATATTCAATTCTTTGGCGGTATTTATGGTTTATCCGATAAGCAACTAAACGCAAAAAGCAATGAACTGATTGAAACATTGGGATTGCAGAGCGAAGCAAAAAAATTAGTGGCTTCTTTGCCTTTGGGTTGGAAACAGAAATTAGCGTTTTCAGTTGCCGTAATACACGAACCTAAAATTGTGTTTTTAGATGAACCCACAGGAGGCGTTGACCCTGTAACAAGACGGCAGTTTTGGGATTTGATTTATTCGGCAGCCGATAGAGGTATTACCATTTTCGTAACTACCCACTATATGGACGAAGCCGAATACTGCAACCGTATTTCTATGATGGTGGACGGAGTAATAAAAGCATTGGACACACCTGCCAATTTAAAACAACAATATTCAGCCGCTTCAATGGACGATGTATTTTATAAGTTGGCAAGAGGAGCAAAACGAAAATCAGATTAA
- a CDS encoding ABC transporter permease, translated as MKQFLSFVRKEFYHVFRDSKTLLMLFGLPIVQIVLFGFALTNEIKNSKIVICDYAKDEATQQIINKIEASRNFEIQKALMSHKQIEEAFKEGNTKLAIIFPTNFNKDLLHLNQAQVQIIADASDPNTANTLTNYATNIIMDYQQELMKNNAMPFRIVPELRMLYNPELKGATNFVPGVMALVLMLICVMMTSVSIVREKETGTMEVLLVSPFNPFLVIISKAIPYLFLSLINLTIILVLSITLLDMPINGSVLLLFATSTLLIICALSLGLLISNVTQSQQAAMLISMMGMLVPTMLFTGFMFPIENMPVPLQVICNLIPSKWYYTIVKSIMIKGLGFSAIWKEILVLFGMTCFLLVVSFKKFKTRLV; from the coding sequence ATGAAACAGTTTTTATCATTTGTAAGAAAAGAATTTTATCACGTATTCCGTGATAGCAAAACGCTGTTAATGCTATTCGGCTTGCCTATAGTGCAGATTGTGCTGTTTGGTTTTGCACTCACAAACGAAATCAAAAATTCCAAAATAGTTATTTGCGATTATGCAAAAGATGAAGCCACACAACAAATCATCAACAAGATAGAAGCAAGCAGGAATTTTGAAATTCAGAAAGCATTAATGAGCCACAAACAGATTGAAGAAGCCTTTAAGGAAGGAAACACAAAATTGGCAATTATTTTTCCTACCAATTTCAATAAAGACTTATTGCACTTAAATCAGGCACAAGTTCAGATTATTGCCGATGCTTCCGACCCCAACACTGCCAACACATTAACTAATTACGCAACCAATATCATTATGGATTATCAGCAGGAGTTGATGAAAAACAATGCAATGCCATTCCGTATAGTTCCCGAACTGCGGATGTTGTACAATCCCGAATTGAAAGGAGCAACCAACTTTGTGCCAGGCGTAATGGCATTGGTGCTAATGCTGATTTGTGTGATGATGACTTCCGTTTCCATAGTTCGGGAAAAAGAAACAGGCACAATGGAAGTGCTGTTAGTTTCACCTTTCAATCCCTTTTTGGTTATCATTTCAAAAGCCATTCCGTATTTGTTTTTGTCGTTAATCAATCTTACGATAATTCTTGTATTAAGCATTACGCTTTTGGATATGCCTATAAATGGCAGCGTTTTACTACTATTCGCAACAAGCACCTTGTTGATTATTTGTGCTTTGTCTTTGGGCTTATTGATTTCAAACGTAACACAGTCGCAGCAAGCAGCAATGCTTATTTCAATGATGGGTATGTTAGTACCTACAATGTTATTTACAGGCTTTATGTTCCCTATCGAAAATATGCCTGTTCCGTTGCAGGTCATTTGTAACCTCATTCCTTCAAAATGGTATTACACCATTGTAAAATCAATAATGATAAAAGGGCTTGGATTTAGTGCTATATGGAAAGAAATATTGGTGCTTTTCGGAATGACTTGTTTTTTATTGGTAGTGAGCTTCAAAAAATTTAAAACCCGATTGGTATGA
- a CDS encoding ABC transporter permease, which translates to MRTLKFLLQKEFKQIFRNKALLPLIFVVPIVQLLILPLAADYEVKNINISIVDHDHSTYSQQLISKITASGYFQLADYGNSFQSAFNQIEKDKSDLILEIPQGFEKNLVRENEQKLFIAVNAINGVKAGLGGAYLAQIISAYNNDIRLQWVQPDKYNTAPVITVASSNWFNPFMNYRFFMVPGILVVLVTMVGAYMCALNIVKEKEVGTIEQINVTPIKKYQFVLGKLIPFWAIGMLIFSIGLFIVARFVYGIVPVGSLLLLYGYLSIYLIALLGLGLLISTFAETQQQAMSVAFFFIMIFMLMSGLFTPLDGMPQWAYIIAKSIPVTYFIEVVRMIILKGSGFSDIKYHFIIMIGFAVLLNGLAIWNYKKTS; encoded by the coding sequence ATGAGAACGCTAAAATTTTTATTGCAAAAAGAGTTCAAACAAATCTTTCGTAATAAAGCGTTGTTACCGTTGATTTTTGTTGTGCCGATAGTTCAGTTGCTCATACTTCCGTTGGCAGCCGATTACGAAGTAAAGAACATCAACATTTCAATCGTTGACCACGACCATTCTACTTATTCGCAACAACTGATTTCAAAAATTACCGCTTCGGGATATTTCCAATTGGCAGATTACGGAAACTCATTTCAAAGTGCATTTAATCAGATTGAAAAAGATAAATCCGATTTGATTTTGGAAATACCGCAGGGATTTGAAAAGAACTTAGTTCGTGAAAATGAGCAAAAATTATTTATTGCTGTTAATGCAATCAATGGTGTAAAAGCAGGTTTGGGCGGTGCTTATCTCGCACAGATTATTTCGGCATACAATAATGATATTCGCTTGCAATGGGTACAACCCGATAAGTATAATACTGCACCTGTTATTACCGTTGCTTCATCAAATTGGTTCAATCCATTTATGAACTATCGTTTTTTTATGGTTCCGGGCATTTTGGTTGTGTTGGTAACAATGGTAGGGGCTTATATGTGTGCATTGAACATTGTAAAAGAAAAAGAAGTCGGCACTATTGAACAAATCAACGTTACACCGATTAAGAAATATCAGTTTGTATTAGGCAAGCTCATTCCGTTTTGGGCAATCGGAATGTTAATTTTTAGTATCGGCTTGTTCATTGTAGCACGTTTTGTTTACGGCATTGTTCCTGTCGGAAGTTTGCTTTTGTTGTATGGTTATTTGTCAATTTATCTGATTGCTTTATTGGGTTTGGGATTACTCATTTCCACATTTGCCGAAACACAACAGCAGGCAATGTCGGTAGCCTTTTTCTTCATTATGATTTTTATGCTGATGAGTGGCTTGTTCACTCCGCTTGACGGAATGCCTCAATGGGCTTACATCATAGCAAAGAGTATTCCTGTAACTTATTTTATTGAGGTAGTACGAATGATAATTTTGAAAGGAAGCGGTTTTTCCGACATCAAATATCATTTTATTATTATGATTGGATTTGCTGTTTTATTGAACGGCTTGGCGATTTGGAATTATAAAAAGACGAGTTAG
- a CDS encoding RteC domain-containing protein, whose product MDKFYNEILHKLETAIQELEIETDCPIKRIEAVIELIIQSLADLKEFVLKHDFKNMEEEIHFFKYQKPVIVSKLIYYNSIYKIETRRPYGNKRTKKYFTKELKKLKRFFENNLDFYKYYRSNNSFVDEKFFVRGKHDIRLWLDTFYFEADHRFSTSHDYKVAKIIANDLIQVYLEDRLNNINVKKGSDNSLKWTASKTALTELIYALYSHGVFNNGNADIKLIAKTFEDAFNIELGDFYHTFMELKARKINRTKFLDSLCEALIKKMDEQDEK is encoded by the coding sequence ATGGACAAATTCTATAATGAAATATTACATAAATTAGAAACTGCAATTCAGGAACTGGAGATTGAAACCGACTGCCCGATAAAAAGAATAGAAGCGGTTATAGAGCTTATCATTCAAAGCCTTGCCGATTTAAAGGAATTTGTATTGAAGCACGACTTTAAAAATATGGAAGAGGAAATCCATTTTTTCAAGTATCAGAAACCTGTTATTGTTTCAAAGCTCATTTACTACAATTCCATCTATAAAATAGAAACGAGAAGACCGTATGGAAACAAGCGCACCAAGAAATATTTTACCAAAGAACTAAAAAAGCTAAAAAGGTTCTTTGAGAATAACCTTGATTTTTACAAGTATTACCGCAGTAACAATTCTTTCGTTGACGAGAAGTTTTTTGTACGTGGGAAGCACGATATAAGGTTATGGTTGGACACTTTTTATTTCGAGGCAGACCACCGCTTTTCTACTTCGCACGATTATAAGGTTGCCAAGATAATTGCCAATGACCTGATACAAGTTTATTTGGAAGACAGGCTGAATAACATCAATGTGAAAAAGGGTTCGGACAATTCATTGAAATGGACAGCAAGCAAAACAGCACTTACAGAATTGATTTATGCACTGTACTCCCACGGTGTATTTAACAATGGGAATGCAGACATAAAATTGATAGCTAAAACTTTTGAAGATGCCTTCAATATTGAATTAGGCGATTTTTACCACACATTTATGGAACTGAAAGCCCGTAAGATAAACCGGACGAAATTCCTTGACAGCCTGTGTGAAGCACTGATAAAGAAAATGGACGAACAGGACGAAAAGTAA
- a CDS encoding N-6 DNA methylase yields the protein MGFSKRFHLQQNIDALRIVFKLEKEKRQATVGERLLMMRYSGFGGLKFVLNPVENEIDINHWRKTEHDLFPLTQELHQLLKENSEDDKQYRKYVDSLKSSVLTAFYTPPKVIDAISSALRDNGLHIDKFLEPSAGIGSFIQSFSENQKASVTAYEKDLLTGKILKQLYPEINIRINGFEEIPEREQNTYDVIASNIPFGDTSVFDLSYSRSRNSAKEQAARSIHNYFFLKGADMLREGGLLAYITSQGILNSPKNEPIRRALMQDNNLVSVVRLPNNLFTEYAGTEVGSDLIILQKNTAKENLTDREDLFCQSKPSEYNMPGNALFQDSTRIIHTDQKLDTDPYGQPALIYTHKDGVEGIAKDLKQMLSEDFGKHLNLSLYKGEQNDEPVIQIPIEPKVTPPVIDPVIIQQKPQPVPTPVVRQESPQELKQLSIFDLFESAGEPVMVLAPPKRTTQTKRQSTKKRKGTIGRQPDLFSSVRQQPYTPLKSNGAINGTNQVNDKKQEAIGDLFSQTNGNGQSDKTAIATTNINAIPEPAPYTGELQSLHRNDCLVVDNGWVGYLQDVQRNDDKATATFHPLQLPSSQKARAEAYIAVRDSYINLYQKEAEKQTEHKEERETLNLLYDGFVKKYGNLNAADNAKLIKTDSAGKEIPYLERIIGGVIHKADIFSRPVSFSTTTLATDNPEEALAASLNKYGNVDLDFMSEISSLPTDTLKEALHGRLFFNPLQQEYEIAERWIAGNVVEKADDVRAYLENNPDDTEAKESLNALEEARPKRIDFEELDFNLGERWIPTGIYARFASHLFDADVLVHYSESSDDFSVKCHQGNMHIWEKYAVKAESRTFDGIALLKHALVNNTPDITKKVLVGDQEVKVRDMEAIQMANTKIDEIRTAFTDWLHAQNDEFKNRLTDQYNDTFNCFVRPNYDGSHQEFPGLDRKGAGIEDLYSSQKDTVWMIKLNNGAICDHEVGAGKTLIMCTAAQEMKRLGLAHKPMIIGLKANIPAIAEDYRKAYPHAKILYPGIDDFTPKKRLRIFGNIKNNDWDCVILTHDQFGMIPQSPEIQKEILEIELDSVERNLDALKSQGKEVTRGMLAGVIKRKENLEVKLKTLQHDIENRKDDIVDFKMMGIDHLFVDESHQFKNLMFNTRHTRVAGLGNVDGSQKALNLLFAIRTIQERTNADMGATFLSGTTISNSLTELYLLFKYLRPRALEKQGIHSFDAWAAIYARKTTDYEFSVANNIVAKERFRYFIKVPELAQFYSEITDYRTAKDIGIDRPTKNEVLYNIPPTPDQEAFIQSLMQFAKTGDATLLGREPLSQREEKAKMLIATDYARKMSLDMRMVSGIYDDHPDNKTSHCAANIAKYYNQFKAQKGTQFVFSDLGTYKPGEWNVYSEIKRKLVEDHGIPANEVRFIQEAKNDKQRRELINGMNEGKIRVLFGSTSMLGTGVNAQKRAVAVHHLDTPWRPSDLAQRDGRAIRKGNEIAKFFADNKVAVIIYAVEKSLDSYKFNLLYNKQLFIDQLKTNNLTKRTIDEGSMDEKSGMNFSEYVAILSGNTDLLDKAKLEKQIAGLESEKQAFNRSKSSAKFKVQDYMEMLQSTQSRLSRMSTDWENLQQRLQKRSDGTIENPVLLDGLPPNANPKQIGAKLNEIADKARTAGQYEEIGSLYGFTLLVKTEMSEKEGSDIRVNRFLVQGEGNIKYTYNNGLMAKDPETATMNFLRALEKLPGFVKQEQEKIAEIQKDLPILQEVVNGTWSKESRLSELKTELAAVERKIQLSIEPVKQGEAVPEQVEKQKEAPKVQESIIRTKGVHLSRGVL from the coding sequence ATGGGCTTCAGTAAGCGGTTCCATCTCCAACAGAATATTGATGCCCTGCGAATTGTTTTTAAACTGGAAAAGGAGAAACGGCAAGCCACCGTAGGCGAAAGACTGCTAATGATGCGATACAGCGGATTTGGCGGTCTTAAATTCGTTCTGAACCCCGTAGAAAACGAAATAGACATCAATCATTGGAGAAAAACAGAACACGACCTTTTTCCACTCACGCAGGAACTCCACCAACTACTCAAAGAAAATTCCGAAGACGATAAGCAATACCGCAAGTATGTGGATAGTCTGAAAAGTTCCGTACTGACGGCTTTTTATACCCCACCAAAAGTTATAGATGCCATTTCATCTGCCTTGCGGGATAATGGTCTGCACATTGATAAATTCCTCGAACCCTCCGCAGGTATCGGTTCATTCATCCAATCCTTTTCGGAAAATCAGAAAGCCAGTGTTACCGCTTATGAAAAGGACTTGCTTACAGGCAAGATTTTAAAGCAGCTTTACCCCGAAATCAATATCCGTATAAACGGCTTTGAGGAAATCCCCGAAAGGGAACAAAACACCTATGATGTAATCGCCAGTAATATCCCTTTTGGCGATACTTCCGTATTTGACCTTTCTTATTCACGCAGTAGAAACAGCGCAAAGGAACAAGCTGCCCGAAGCATACACAATTACTTTTTTCTGAAAGGTGCTGATATGCTCCGTGAGGGCGGTTTGTTGGCTTACATCACTTCACAGGGCATTCTGAACAGCCCTAAGAACGAACCCATACGCAGGGCGTTGATGCAGGATAATAATTTGGTTTCGGTTGTAAGATTGCCTAACAACCTGTTTACCGAATATGCAGGTACGGAAGTCGGCAGCGACCTGATTATCCTGCAAAAAAATACGGCAAAAGAAAATCTGACCGACAGGGAAGATCTGTTTTGCCAAAGCAAGCCATCTGAATACAATATGCCTGGCAATGCGCTCTTTCAGGACAGTACAAGAATTATCCATACCGACCAAAAATTAGATACCGACCCATACGGGCAACCTGCCTTAATCTATACGCATAAAGACGGTGTTGAGGGCATTGCCAAAGATTTGAAGCAAATGCTTTCCGAAGATTTTGGAAAGCATCTGAATTTGAGTTTATACAAAGGCGAACAGAACGACGAGCCTGTTATACAAATTCCTATTGAACCAAAAGTTACACCTCCGGTCATAGACCCTGTAATCATTCAGCAAAAGCCGCAACCTGTACCTACTCCGGTAGTCCGTCAGGAAAGCCCGCAGGAATTAAAGCAACTAAGCATTTTTGACTTGTTTGAAAGTGCGGGCGAACCTGTAATGGTACTTGCTCCGCCTAAAAGAACTACCCAAACTAAAAGGCAAAGCACTAAAAAAAGAAAAGGTACAATAGGTCGTCAGCCCGACCTGTTCAGCAGTGTAAGGCAGCAGCCCTATACACCGCTAAAATCCAATGGTGCTATTAATGGAACCAACCAGGTTAACGACAAAAAACAGGAAGCTATTGGCGACCTGTTTTCACAAACAAACGGTAATGGCCAGTCTGATAAGACAGCCATTGCCACTACCAATATTAATGCTATTCCTGAACCTGCCCCGTACACTGGCGAACTGCAATCACTCCACCGTAACGATTGCCTTGTGGTAGATAACGGTTGGGTTGGTTATCTGCAAGATGTGCAAAGGAACGACGACAAGGCAACAGCAACCTTTCATCCGTTGCAATTGCCGAGCTCACAGAAAGCAAGAGCCGAAGCCTATATAGCCGTAAGGGACAGTTATATCAACCTGTACCAAAAAGAAGCTGAAAAGCAGACCGAGCATAAAGAAGAAAGGGAAACGCTGAACCTCCTGTACGATGGCTTTGTCAAAAAATACGGTAATCTCAATGCTGCCGACAATGCCAAGCTGATAAAGACCGACAGCGCAGGCAAAGAAATCCCCTATCTGGAGCGTATCATTGGCGGCGTAATCCACAAAGCGGATATTTTCAGCCGTCCCGTTAGCTTTTCTACCACTACGTTAGCAACCGACAATCCCGAAGAGGCTTTAGCCGCCTCGCTGAACAAATACGGAAATGTGGATTTGGACTTTATGTCCGAAATCAGCAGCCTGCCTACCGATACCCTTAAAGAAGCCCTGCACGGGCGGTTGTTCTTCAATCCGCTACAACAGGAATACGAAATAGCTGAACGTTGGATTGCAGGTAACGTAGTTGAGAAAGCCGACGACGTAAGAGCCTATCTCGAAAACAATCCCGATGATACCGAAGCCAAAGAAAGCCTTAACGCTTTAGAGGAAGCCCGACCAAAACGTATTGACTTTGAGGAATTGGATTTTAACCTCGGCGAACGGTGGATACCTACTGGGATTTATGCCCGTTTCGCTTCGCACCTGTTTGATGCGGATGTACTGGTTCATTATTCCGAAAGCTCCGACGACTTTTCTGTAAAGTGTCATCAGGGCAATATGCACATTTGGGAAAAATATGCCGTCAAAGCGGAAAGCCGCACGTTTGACGGTATTGCCCTGCTCAAACACGCCCTTGTCAATAACACGCCTGATATTACCAAAAAAGTACTGGTTGGCGACCAAGAGGTTAAAGTACGGGATATGGAAGCCATACAAATGGCGAACACCAAGATTGACGAAATCCGTACCGCCTTTACCGACTGGCTACACGCACAGAACGATGAGTTTAAAAACAGGCTGACCGACCAGTACAACGATACCTTTAATTGTTTCGTTCGCCCAAACTATGACGGAAGCCATCAGGAATTTCCGGGATTAGACCGCAAGGGAGCAGGCATTGAAGACCTGTATTCAAGTCAAAAGGACACCGTTTGGATGATAAAGCTGAACAACGGTGCTATCTGCGACCACGAAGTAGGCGCAGGAAAAACGCTGATAATGTGTACCGCAGCGCAGGAAATGAAGCGTTTGGGATTAGCCCATAAGCCGATGATTATCGGGCTGAAAGCAAATATACCTGCCATTGCCGAAGACTACCGTAAAGCCTATCCACACGCCAAAATCCTTTATCCGGGTATTGATGATTTTACGCCGAAAAAACGCCTGCGGATTTTCGGGAATATTAAAAATAATGATTGGGATTGCGTGATACTTACGCACGACCAGTTCGGAATGATACCGCAATCGCCCGAAATACAAAAGGAAATCCTCGAAATAGAACTGGACAGCGTAGAGCGCAATCTCGATGCCCTGAAATCGCAGGGCAAGGAAGTGACAAGGGGAATGCTCGCCGGGGTAATCAAGCGGAAAGAAAATCTTGAAGTAAAGCTGAAAACGCTGCAACACGATATTGAAAACCGTAAGGATGATATTGTGGACTTTAAGATGATGGGCATAGACCATTTGTTTGTGGACGAAAGCCACCAGTTCAAAAACCTGATGTTCAACACCCGTCATACACGGGTTGCCGGACTGGGGAACGTGGACGGCAGCCAAAAGGCACTGAACCTGCTGTTTGCAATCCGTACCATTCAAGAACGTACCAATGCGGATATGGGCGCAACCTTTCTTTCTGGTACAACCATCAGCAATTCATTAACAGAGCTGTACCTGCTGTTCAAATACCTGCGCCCTCGTGCATTGGAAAAACAGGGCATTCATTCATTTGATGCGTGGGCAGCTATTTACGCAAGGAAAACGACCGATTATGAATTTTCGGTAGCTAACAATATTGTAGCCAAAGAGCGTTTCCGCTACTTTATCAAAGTGCCGGAACTGGCGCAGTTCTATTCTGAAATCACGGATTACAGAACGGCTAAGGATATTGGTATTGACCGCCCCACTAAGAACGAGGTATTGTACAACATACCGCCAACGCCCGACCAAGAAGCCTTTATCCAAAGCCTGATGCAGTTTGCCAAAACGGGCGATGCTACTTTGCTCGGTAGAGAACCATTATCGCAAAGGGAAGAAAAAGCAAAGATGCTCATTGCGACGGACTATGCCCGTAAGATGTCGCTCGATATGCGTATGGTAAGTGGTATCTATGACGACCATCCCGACAATAAGACTTCGCATTGTGCGGCAAACATTGCTAAGTATTACAATCAGTTCAAAGCACAGAAAGGAACGCAGTTCGTTTTCTCCGATTTGGGAACCTATAAGCCAGGCGAATGGAATGTGTACTCCGAAATCAAACGCAAGCTCGTGGAAGACCACGGCATACCTGCGAATGAAGTAAGGTTTATTCAGGAGGCGAAAAATGACAAGCAACGTAGGGAACTTATCAACGGGATGAATGAGGGCAAAATCCGTGTTTTATTTGGTTCTACAAGTATGCTCGGAACTGGCGTAAACGCACAGAAAAGAGCCGTTGCCGTTCATCATTTAGATACACCGTGGCGACCGTCTGACCTTGCCCAAAGGGACGGGCGGGCAATCAGAAAAGGCAATGAGATTGCCAAATTCTTTGCCGATAATAAAGTTGCTGTGATTATCTATGCAGTTGAAAAATCGTTGGACAGTTACAAATTCAACCTGCTGTATAATAAGCAGCTTTTCATCGACCAGTTAAAGACTAACAACCTGACCAAAAGAACGATTGACGAGGGAAGTATGGACGAAAAATCGGGAATGAACTTTTCGGAATATGTGGCAATCCTGTCAGGAAATACAGACCTGTTGGATAAAGCCAAACTGGAAAAACAGATTGCCGGACTGGAAAGCGAAAAGCAGGCGTTCAACCGCTCTAAATCCAGTGCCAAATTTAAGGTACAGGATTATATGGAAATGTTGCAAAGCACTCAATCCCGTTTGAGCCGGATGAGTACCGACTGGGAAAACTTACAGCAACGCCTCCAAAAGCGTTCGGACGGTACAATCGAAAACCCTGTGCTGTTGGATGGTTTGCCGCCCAATGCAAATCCGAAACAAATCGGTGCGAAGCTGAACGAGATTGCGGACAAAGCCCGCACCGCAGGTCAGTATGAAGAGATAGGCAGCTTGTATGGTTTTACGCTGTTGGTCAAAACAGAAATGTCGGAAAAAGAGGGTTCGGATATTCGGGTAAACCGCTTTTTGGTACAGGGCGAGGGAAATATCAAATACACCTACAATAACGGGCTGATGGCAAAGGACCCTGAAACTGCCACAATGAATTTTTTAAGGGCTTTGGAAAAGCTGCCGGGCTTTGTAAAACAGGAACAGGAAAAAATCGCTGAAATACAGAAAGACCTACCTATACTTCAGGAAGTGGTTAACGGTACGTGGTCTAAAGAAAGTCGATTGAGTGAACTTAAAACGGAACTGGCAGCCGTAGAAAGGAAGATACAGCTTTCAATAGAACCTGTTAAGCAAGGGGAAGCAGTCCCGGAGCAGGTAGAAAAGCAGAAAGAAGCTCCAAAGGTTCAGGAAAGTATTATACGGACGAAAGGTGTTCATCTGTCGCGTGGCGTATTGTAA
- a CDS encoding DUF1896 domain-containing protein, with protein sequence MDVQQKDLSYFRLRLQELLNSSFPEKAHDQKFIDQRSSWAANAYEGAFRSGNAIEQCDEIANYILFEGLHFSKFNTVFKVVCNEFDAIMADEELRPFALKMFPVCEPVFAGYELTDDFANGNEFDVLYTELTGTISIWIEENGLQ encoded by the coding sequence ATGGATGTACAGCAAAAAGACCTGTCGTATTTCAGATTACGACTGCAAGAATTATTAAACAGCAGCTTTCCTGAAAAGGCGCACGACCAAAAATTTATTGACCAACGGTCTTCGTGGGCTGCCAATGCTTATGAGGGTGCTTTCCGTTCGGGAAACGCCATTGAGCAATGCGACGAAATAGCCAACTACATACTTTTTGAGGGCTTGCACTTCTCCAAGTTCAACACGGTTTTCAAAGTGGTATGCAATGAGTTTGATGCCATAATGGCAGACGAGGAGCTGCGACCGTTCGCCCTTAAAATGTTCCCCGTTTGTGAGCCTGTTTTCGCAGGATATGAATTAACCGATGATTTCGCCAACGGAAATGAGTTTGATGTACTCTATACCGAACTGACCGGAACCATCTCAATATGGATTGAGGAAAATGGGCTTCAGTAA